The following proteins are co-located in the Vallicoccus soli genome:
- a CDS encoding putative bifunctional diguanylate cyclase/phosphodiesterase: MRARPALLAAGAAAASLAAVAADDVASYLVRALTAALAAGLLLAGGRASAVRPGRLLLAGALLVGMASGVLAGVQAVLDGTPPVGGAAAVLYLGYAPLAVAGLVSVPWVRADLGGRLRVLADAAVAGGALWYLVVLAVPADVSAALTRPGEALQVVYVVLPALVVATALGVLPLAAPAARPFVGWAAAGMLVLGAGDVLYAWQLRQGTYAPTSAAAVLNQAALLVLAVAALRSRGVAAAAAAPPARARALVPALLPYAPLVLALGLSAVRHAAGAPAVAGLAAPVLVVATGVLVRHAVATRVAARLVQELADEAEDARRRATTDEPTGLANRVALAAHLDALGRDGRPFAFVVVDVVGFRTLNDNHGHEHGDALLRAVAGHLVAGVPGASLVARVGTDQFAVVVPLGGGVGGVGEVGEVGGVGGVAAGERAARDVTGALPATLPLGRVRWPLRVCVGVVLRGPGAAPSASAELLVEADLALRRAKHGEGEERGAAVHVLDGATRDRAREASALREALADPDLAEFDVHYQPVVDAVAGRVRSLEALLRWTSPVHGPVSPAVFVPLAREVRSLGVLTDHVLDRVARDLRRWHDEGAGAWTPVAVNLTAADVTDPALPCRLAAALDRHGVPAGLLHVELTEDGLLHDFGAARRTLAALQERGVRVAVDDFGTGWSSLRYLRRLQPDAVKLDREFVQAALHEPRTRVLVAAVADLAARLGLDCVAEGVETADELDLVTGVGIRLVQGYHFSRPVPAAAVPALVASLDAGGGVTTPAGAAPAAAGA; the protein is encoded by the coding sequence GTGCGCGCTCGTCCCGCCCTGCTCGCGGCCGGGGCCGCGGCCGCCTCGCTCGCCGCCGTCGCGGCGGACGACGTGGCGAGCTACCTCGTCCGCGCCCTCACCGCGGCCCTCGCGGCCGGGCTGCTGCTGGCGGGCGGGCGCGCCAGCGCCGTGCGCCCCGGGCGCCTCCTGCTCGCCGGCGCGCTGCTCGTCGGCATGGCGAGCGGCGTCCTCGCCGGCGTGCAGGCCGTGCTCGACGGCACCCCGCCCGTGGGCGGCGCCGCGGCCGTCCTCTACCTCGGCTACGCGCCCCTGGCCGTCGCGGGGCTGGTCAGCGTCCCGTGGGTGCGCGCCGACCTCGGCGGGCGCCTGCGGGTGCTCGCCGACGCGGCCGTCGCCGGCGGCGCGCTCTGGTACCTCGTGGTCCTCGCCGTCCCGGCCGACGTCTCGGCCGCGCTGACGAGGCCCGGCGAGGCCCTGCAGGTCGTGTACGTCGTCCTGCCCGCCCTCGTCGTCGCCACCGCCCTCGGGGTGCTCCCGCTGGCCGCCCCGGCGGCCCGCCCCTTCGTGGGCTGGGCCGCGGCGGGGATGCTCGTGCTCGGCGCCGGCGACGTGCTCTACGCGTGGCAGCTCCGGCAGGGCACGTACGCCCCCACCTCCGCCGCCGCCGTGCTCAACCAGGCGGCGCTGCTCGTGCTCGCCGTCGCGGCGCTCCGCTCGCGCGGCGTCGCCGCGGCGGCGGCCGCGCCGCCGGCGCGGGCCCGAGCGCTGGTGCCGGCGCTGCTCCCGTACGCCCCCCTCGTGCTCGCCCTGGGCCTGTCCGCCGTGCGGCACGCCGCCGGCGCCCCCGCGGTCGCCGGGCTGGCCGCGCCCGTGCTCGTCGTCGCCACCGGCGTGCTCGTGCGGCACGCGGTCGCGACGCGGGTCGCCGCCCGGCTCGTGCAGGAGCTCGCCGACGAGGCCGAGGACGCCCGGCGGCGGGCCACCACCGACGAGCCGACGGGCCTGGCCAACCGGGTCGCGCTGGCCGCCCACCTCGACGCGCTGGGTCGCGACGGTCGGCCGTTCGCGTTCGTCGTGGTCGACGTGGTCGGCTTCCGCACGCTCAACGACAACCACGGGCACGAGCACGGCGACGCCCTGCTGCGCGCCGTCGCCGGCCACCTCGTCGCGGGGGTGCCCGGCGCCTCGCTCGTCGCCCGCGTGGGCACGGACCAGTTCGCGGTCGTCGTTCCGCTGGGCGGCGGGGTCGGCGGGGTCGGCGAGGTCGGCGAGGTCGGCGGGGTCGGCGGGGTGGCGGCGGGCGAGCGGGCCGCCCGGGACGTCACGGGCGCGCTGCCGGCGACCCTCCCCCTCGGGCGGGTGCGCTGGCCGCTGCGGGTCTGCGTCGGGGTCGTGCTCCGCGGCCCCGGTGCCGCGCCGTCGGCGAGCGCGGAGCTGCTCGTCGAGGCCGACCTGGCGCTGCGCCGGGCCAAGCACGGGGAGGGCGAGGAGCGCGGGGCCGCGGTGCACGTGCTCGACGGGGCGACCCGGGACCGGGCCCGCGAGGCCTCGGCCCTGCGCGAGGCGCTCGCCGACCCCGACCTCGCGGAGTTCGACGTCCACTACCAGCCGGTGGTGGACGCCGTCGCCGGCCGGGTCCGCAGCCTGGAGGCGCTGCTGCGCTGGACGAGCCCGGTCCACGGGCCGGTGAGCCCGGCCGTGTTCGTCCCGCTGGCGCGCGAGGTCCGCTCGCTCGGCGTGCTCACCGACCACGTCCTGGACCGGGTCGCGCGCGACCTGCGCCGCTGGCACGACGAGGGCGCGGGCGCCTGGACGCCGGTCGCGGTGAACCTCACCGCCGCCGACGTCACCGACCCGGCGCTGCCGTGCCGGCTGGCGGCCGCGCTGGACCGCCACGGCGTGCCCGCCGGGCTGCTGCACGTCGAGCTCACCGAGGACGGCCTGCTCCACGACTTCGGCGCGGCCCGGCGCACCCTCGCGGCCCTGCAGGAGCGCGGCGTGCGCGTCGCCGTCGACGACTTCGGCACCGGCTGGTCCTCGCTGCGCTACCTGCGCCGGCTGCAGCCCGACGCGGTGAAGCTCGACCGGGAGTTCGTCCAGGCGGCGCTGCACGAGCCGCGCACCCGCGTGCTCGTCGCGGCCGTCGCGGACCTCGCCGCGCGCCTCGGCCTGGACTGCGTGGCCGAGGGCGTCGAGACCGCCGACGAGCTCGACCTCGTCACGGGCGTGGGCATCCGGCTCGTGCAGGGCTACCACTTCTCGCGCCCCGTCCCCGCCGCCGCGGTGCCGGCGCTCGTGGCGTCGCTGGACGCGGGCGGGGGCGTCACGACGCCCGCGGGGGCAGCGCCCGCCGCCGCGGGCGCCTGA
- a CDS encoding heavy-metal-associated domain-containing protein — MTCDHCARAVTEEVTALPGVTAVDVDVPAGRVVVTSDRPLDDAAVAGAVEEAGYEVAAP; from the coding sequence ATGACCTGCGACCACTGCGCCCGCGCGGTGACCGAGGAGGTCACGGCCCTGCCCGGCGTCACCGCCGTCGACGTCGACGTGCCCGCCGGCCGGGTCGTCGTCACGAGCGACCGCCCGCTCGACGACGCGGCCGTGGCCGGGGCCGTCGAGGAGGCCGGGTACGAGGTCGCGGCGCCGTGA
- a CDS encoding metal-sensitive transcriptional regulator, with protein sequence MSGASPPHGYTHRKDDHLKRLRRIEGQVRGLQRMVDEDKYCIDVLTQVSAVTRALQSFSLELLEEHMSGCVVDAAARGGEEADAKIKEASQAIARLVRS encoded by the coding sequence GTGAGCGGCGCGAGCCCGCCGCACGGCTACACGCACCGCAAGGACGACCACCTCAAGCGGCTGCGCCGCATCGAGGGCCAGGTCCGCGGCCTGCAGCGCATGGTCGACGAGGACAAGTACTGCATCGACGTCCTCACGCAGGTGTCCGCGGTGACCCGCGCGCTGCAGTCGTTCTCCCTCGAGCTGCTCGAGGAGCACATGAGCGGGTGCGTCGTCGACGCGGCCGCCCGCGGCGGCGAGGAGGCCGACGCCAAGATCAAGGAGGCGTCGCAGGCGATCGCGCGGCTCGTCCGCTCCTGA